The following nucleotide sequence is from Alkalihalobacillus sp. LMS39.
CGCTATTAATCCAGACCATTTATTTTCTCGATAACTACTTACTGCAAATCCAATCATTTGAGCGGCACACCCCACTGTGGCAGCTCCTGCCGCAACCCCTTCTAACTCAAGCATTATCGCAATCGCTGCACTTGAAATCGGAGCCGTTAACGCTAATCCCATAAGGACGGCTACAATAATTCCCATAACAAAAGGCTGCTGCTCTGTCGCCCACATAATAATATTACCAAACGATGTCATCCCCGATTGAATCCATGGTCCTATAAACGTTGCAACAAAAAAACCTGAAAAAATTGTCACAAAGGGCGTCACAATAATATCAACTTTTGTTTCCTTTGAAACTAATTTCCCTAGTTCCGCTGAAATGACCGCACTAATAAAAGCGCCTGCCGGTCCACCTAGTTCTGCCCCAGCTGCCCCACTTACGACTGCAGCAAAAACAACAAGTCTCGGTGCTTTTAATCCATAAGCAACCGCAACACCAATTGCCGGTCCCATCAATCCCATTGCTAATATACCCATATTTTGAATGAAATCAGCTATACCAGGAAAATGGCTTCCAAGATGTGGGATTTGTCCTACCGTCCGAATAATTAAGCCAATAATTAACGAAGAAAACAGCCCTAAAGCCATATAGCTTAGAGCAGTTATAAAATACGTACGCCAGTGGAATTCAATTCCTTTTTTCTCAAAAAAATCGTTCAATTGCTTTTCCTCCTACGACAGGACTTATTTATACTCGATTGTATTAAGAATTTCCAACATTGCTGTCGTACTTTCTTCAAGGTTTCTGTCAGTAGTTATTGTAGTCAATTTCGCTCCACCGATACCAATAATCACTTTAAATTGTTTGTCTTCTTCTTGTGTTACTAGTAGATAAGCAAATTTTCCTTTGTCTTCAAACGTCTCAAACAAAAGTGCTTCTTCTTCGTGCTGTTGGTCTCTTACAAAATTTAATTCACTATCATCTGCTTCGGCTGGATTAAAGAAAAGTAAGTATAATTGTTCACCATCTTTTAAGAGAACATTATATTCTGTTTCTTCTTGAACTTCCATGTTAGCAGGTAATGAAAACTTAATTTGCTCTAGCTCCACTTTGTCTCCATCATATTGTTGAACAAAGCTTTCTTGAAATATTGTGTTAGAGGAGTCGAGTAACTCTTCTGTTGTCGCCTGACAACCTATTAAAAGAAATATAGATAACACTATCAATCCGATTTTTTTTGGAAACATAGTAAACGCTCCTCTCATAATAAAAAAATCATTACCTTTTCCCTATTTTTCATCATACATTGAAACGCTTTCCCTTGACAAGAAAAATAAGATTCTTTGTCGAGTGTATCGGCTTTTTAATTCCAGGCAAAACATGATACACTTTTTAAAAGAACATATTATAGGAGGTTGTAAGGTGGAACTATATGTTTATTTAGCAGGACAAATTCATGATAATTGGAGACAAGAAATTAAAGAACTTGCCCATAAAAAAAATCTCCCCCTTCATTTTACAGGACCAATGGAAAACCACGATCGCTCTGATGATATAGGGGAAGAAATTTTAGGAAAGCAACCTACACCTATTTTGAAAGATGAGGCCGCTTCAGCGATTAATAATTTACGAACCCAAGTTTTACTACAAAAAGCAGATGTGGTCATTGCGCTTTTTGGTGATAAGTATAAACAATGGAATAGTGCCATGGATGCCGCTACTGCAATCGCGTTACAAAAACCACTCATCTTAATTCGACCAGAGCATCTTCATCATCCATTAAAAGAACTTGCCAATAAAGCACAAGTTGTTGTTGAAACACCAGAACAAGCGCTTCAGGCACTTGCTTACATATTTGAAACAGAATAACTTAGCTTGTCATTGTTTACGGACATATATTCCGCTATTTTAGCTTAAAAGCACCTATGTTAGTACGTTTCGGACATCTATTCCGTTAACTTCTAGAAGTCAATGCTTATATCCTAAAAATCAATACATTAACGGAACTGATGTCCGGTAGCCTTCAAAAAGGCACTCATTATCACAAAATAGATGAACAAATGTCCGTTAGTGTTTTCAAAAAAAAAAAAAAAGAAGACCATCACTATAAAGATGGTCCTCTTTTTTATATGTTTACACGCCTTTATTAATAAACTCTACCGCATTTTTATCTGTTGTTAACACTAGTTTTGTTAGTAGTTCTTTTGCAGCGGCATAATCATCCACATGAATAATAGAAGCATGGGTATGAATATAACGTGAACAGACTCCGACAACAATCGATGGAACACCATTATTACTAATGTGAACACGACCAGCGTCTGTTCCGCCTTGAGAAATAAAATATTGATATGGGATATTATTTGTCTCGGCCGTATCTAACACAAATTCTTTCATTCCTTGATGTGTAATCATAGAACGGTCATAAATACGAAGCAATGCTCCTTGACCCAATTTTCCAAATGCGTCTTTTCCACCTGTTGCATCATTTGCAGGGCTTGCATCTAATGCATAAAATATATCAGGTTTAATCATTTGAGCAGCAGTTGCCGCTCCTCGTAACCCCACTTCTTCTTGAACCGTCGCACCAGAATATAATACATTTGGGATTTCTTTTCCTTGTAACTCTTTTAAAAGTTCAATGGAAAGACCAACACCATAGCGATTATCCCATGACTTCGCTAAAATTTTCTTGTCATTTGCCATCGGTGTAAATGGACAGATAGGTACGATTTGTTGACCAGGCTTAACCCCGATTTTTTCAGCATCTGCTTTATCATCTGCACCGATATCAATGTACATTTCTTTAATGTTCATCGGTTTGGCGCGTTGTGATTCTTGTAATAAATGTGGTGGAGTTGAGCCGATAACTCCAATTACTGGACCATTGTCTGTTATAATTTGCACCCGTTGTGCTAAAAGAACTTGGCTCCACCAACCACCTAAAGTTTGAAAGCTAATTAAACCTTTTTTATTAATATTCGTAACCATAAATCCAACTTCATCCATATGTCCTGCAACCATAACCGTTGGACCAGCTTCATTTCCTTTTTTCACACCGAAAATACTTCCTAATCGGTCTTGAACGACTTCATCTGCGTATTTTGTTAACTCGCCACGAACAAAACGGCGAACCTCATGTTCAAATCCTGGAGCCCCTGGTAATTCCGTTAATGTTTTAAAAAGGTCTAACGTCTCTTTATTCATCCGCTTACTCCTTTCGTGTCTCGAAGAATTTTATGTATAACACCATTTTACCGAAACGCTGGCTTGATTTCCACAACTTCCTCTTCTAACTATCTTTTTTTCGTGTATCTCAGCTTTTACCTTCTATCAGTGCTAGAGAACGAGGAAAACGGGAACGGATGGAGGAAGTCCCTATCGAAAATCTTATTCAAATCGACGAAACAGTTCAGCCATATTATTCAAAGTCAAAACGCCGATAGTATTATCGTCGTTTTATTAGTAATTTTATAACCGTTTTAGCAAATGAATCGGTATCCTGGTGTCTATTTACCTCATTCAGAAATGGAAAGTCATCTTTCATGACGCTTATTTTAGCTAAAGGCTTTACAACTTGCTCACATACCCATTCATCTCGAATTCCACCTTGCTGAAAGGACTCCTTCGGTAAAATATAAATGGTACCGTCGCAATAGCATTGTTTTTCATCTGTTGTCTGAATGGAAAAATAATAGAATCGTCTCCACCCTTTTTTCGTAGGAACAGATAAACAAATATTCCTTAGTGATGGAACGACCGTTCGATTGACACTAGCAAAAAATAAAGGCCATATTCCATCAGAACTGGCAAACACAGCTTTAATTGGCTTCATATTAAAAAGCGAGGACGCTCTCGGTTCAAAGCTTTGGATATCCGGTAAATTAGAGCCATGTAAAACAACTTGCTTGTGTTCGGTAAGATAACGTAAGAAATAATGGAGCGGATATGGATGTTCGTATATATATAACTCACCATTTCCACTTTTAATATAACAATCGTACAAACGTTCAAACTGAACAACCACCTCTTCAGGAAGGTCCAATTCTCCAACTTTCTCAAACCCCAAAAAAGAATAGAGCAAGAGTTTCCCTTTATTAATGAGCTGCTTCATCTGCTCCACCTCATAATTTAATGGTTTTGCAAATCCGAATAGACCTTTTCGCGGTACGTTGGCTCGGTTAATAATCTCAACTCAAATTCGTTCAGTTGCTTCATTAACCTTTCCGTTTCTTTTGGTGTTAAGTTATGGAAAAAGATGGCAAGTTCATACCGATTCCCTTCCTTGTCTTCTGCAAATAAAGCATCTGTCAGTATAAACTGTGTCGACCCACCTTTTTTCCCTGCCCGCTGTAACCATTTTTGATTTTCCGGATTGTCCATAATCATCCCTAGAGCATATTCTACTTCTTCTTGAACAATGGGTGGAAACTGATGATGGTTGATTTGATTCATCATGTTTGCATACTCATATGTAGTTGATTTCGTAAAAATTTTTGAATAGAGTTGGTCGAACTCTTTGTCCCACCAGCTTAAAATATCTGCGTTTTGTATATATGTATCGTCCTCTGTTATTTTTTGATGAATGACCTTAGAAATTCGGGCAATGTCTTCATCGCTCATCTTGTTTATTTCTTTTACTATGTCTTCTTTTGCTTGTTTGACAGTTTTATCTTTTTTTAGTTCATACGGTATAAACATGGCAGAGACATAATAGAACAACGGTGAATGTGATTGTACACCTAAGCCATCTAACCTTGCTTCGATATTTTCTACTCCTACTTTTGCCATCATATATTCGGTATTTGCATTTGAACTAAAACCAATCATTCCTCTTACAATATCTCTTATCGTAACCATACCATCATTTACAATCTCTTGTTCTTCAATATAAGCTAACCATGCTTCATGTGCTCCCCCATCTAACCGTTCAACATAGTAACGCTCAAGCTCATTTAATTCCACTTTCTCCTCTTTATTAATCTTGCCCTCTTCGACTTGAAAAGCATATTCTAATGCGACAACTATTTTTACTGTGCTTGCTAATGGCATATACTCATTTGGTCTAACTGCTACTTTAGTTTCGCCATTTTCAATAAATACAAAAGAAGATTTCTCCTCTTCCTCTTGTAAAAAGGTTACTATATCCATTTGATTCTTCATTATTGTGCTTATACTTACAAACACAATAATAATAAGTACAAGACTAATTGCAATTATAACTCCATATTTAACCATAATCTCCCTCCATATGTAAGTATACGAAAAAAATAAACTTCGGTTTCACCGCTTTCGTCCATATATTCCGCTATTTATAGATAGATGCATATTTTCCTATGTTCTATTGGAACCTGACAAATAGCCTCGCTTTCTATTAATCTAACAGAATCGATGTCCGTTAGCCTCGTCTTCTTGAAATAGCTTTCAAAGCTTCACTGCTACACCAAAATTTCTCATATCTTTTCAAAAAAGACTGTCGATGTTTCTTCGACAGTCTGAAGTCTAATTCCACTCAATAGGAATCATATATGGAATCGGATCTTTTGCTCCTGCTTCTTTAAACCCTTTAATTCTCAGCTTACAACTATCACATTCGCCACAAGCCTTGGTGCCTCCGTTATAACATGATGTTGTTAGTTCGTATGGTACGCCTAATCGAAGTCCTTCTTCAATCGTTTCCTTTTTTGTTAAGTGAATTAACGGCGTTTCAATCGACAAAGGTGTTTCGCTAGTCACCCCTAGCTTTGTCGCTAAATTTACAGTTTCTGTCATACTTTGAATAAATTCTGGTCGACAATCTGGATATCCACTATAATCAACTGCAGAAACACCAATATAGATAGCAGTCGCCCCAATAACTTCTGCGTACGCACTTGCTAACGCTAAAAATATCATATTTCTAGCTGGAACGTATGTTGACGGTATGTCATCTGTTGCTTCTGTCGGGACATCGATTGTATCGTCCGTTAATGCACTTCCACCAATTTGCTGTAAAAAACTAAGGTCTACAATACGATGGTCCATTACTTCATAGGAAGACGCTACTTTTTTTGCTTGTTCCACTTCAATATTATGACGTTGACCATAATGAAAAGTAATCGGGTACAGATCATAGCCTTTTTCTTTTGCCATTCCCATACATGTCGTGCTATCTAATCCACCACTTAACACAACAACAGCTTTTTTCATCGATTATACCCCCCTTAATTCAGGATCCCAAATAATTTTATGCAACTGAAGGCTTACTTTCACATCAGATAACTTCGCATCTAGCACTTTTTCTACTAATATTTTTGGTGGCATTGTTTCCCAAACAGGGCTAAACAGCACTTGTCCTTTTTTATGATACGAAGAGATAATCTCTTTAGCTCTAGTAAAATCATCATCATTGGCAATAACAAATTTAATTTCATCTTTTTCGGAGAAGTAGTTGAAGTTCTCTAGTTCCATTTTACTCTCTTCCCCAGATCCTTGTAATTTATAATCCATCACAAACCGAACTTTACTCCAATGTTCATTCTGTTTCCTATAATTCGCATATGGTTGCAAATGAATGGCACCATTTGTTTCAACATGAATGTCAACAATCGTGTCCAGTTTCGCCATCGCCTCTAGAAGAGCAAATGACTTTTTCCCATGTAAAAGCGGTTCTCCCCCTGTAAAACAAATTCGCTTACTATGAAACTGAGAGATTCGATTTATAATTTCACCGACCGTTGCTTGAAACTCAGGTTTGGCAGGAGCATAACTATATGTTGTATCACACCACGTGCAACGTAAATTACAGCCAAACACTCGGACAAACACCGTTGGAAATCCAGCTGCACTTCCTTCTCCTTCAACCGTTTCAAAGATTTCAACCATTGGAAGTTCCCAATCCCAATATTCTTCTTTTGATGGTAATTGTTCAATCATTGTCACTCATCCATTCTCGCGTCACCGTTGCATAACTTGTCGGTGTCTCATATAACGTTAGTGACTCTAATCGCGTACCCTTTTCCTTTACTCCCTCTTGCTGTAATTTCGTATCGAGCTGTTCCCAAATCCATACAATCATATTTTCTGCGGTTGTATTCATATTTGGTAAAACTTCATTTAAATATCTGTGATCAAGCTTATTTTTAATTTCCTCATTAAAAATTCTTTTAATATCACCGAAGTCTACAACAATCCCAATGTCATTTACAAAGCCACTCATTGTAATCACAAGCTTGTACGTGTGCCCATGTAAACTTTTGCATTTCCCTTCATAACAGTGCAAATGATGGGCTGCATCAAACGTAAATTCTTTTGTTACAGCCACGCGTTTATGGTGGTACTTTAGCTCATGCCGCTGAATATCTACGTCTATCGTTTCTACTTTTTTCGGAATCATATATTCCAATTTTATCACTCTCCCTAGTTTTGTTTTTCGAGGGGAGGGAATTTCGAACCCTCGACAACTTTCCTATCATATCATTTATATGCAAAATGAAAAAGGGCCATGTTTTGAAATCGATATAGATTTGGTTATACTAGTGATAGACGCAACTTAATCAAATGAAAGGCGGAATGTAAAGTGGGAATGAAACGGTTTGTATTAGGCGTAGGTATTGGGGTGGCAGCCGCTATTTACATAACAAGAAAAAGCAATTCGAACCAAATTCAGCCTGAAAAAGCGTTAAAGCTTGTCAAACAAAACTTAGCTGAAAAATATAATATTTCTGGCGCATGGATTCACATGATTCCAGAAGCACTTGAAAAAGATAATCTTGCTTATACAGTCTATCGCGGTGGCATTACAACAATGACGACCAACGATGACTCCATTCAATATGAGTTTACTGTTGATGCCAAAACCGGTGATGTATTAGAGCTCGTGACGAATTAAGGGGTGATGATTTTAACAGTAGAAAACAGAAGAGGTCCGGGATGTCCGTTAATAGTATTATAAAGGTTTTTTTCATGAATTAACGGAATATATATGTCAGAACAACCAACTAAGCATCACCCTTTCCACAGGAGAGGGTGTTTTTTTACAAAATACTCCACTTCAACCCTTTACAAAATGGAAAATTTAGTTTATATTATAGTCAACGTTGATTATACATTATTGATTATAAAGAGGTGGCAAATGAAAACTCGCTTAATGGTACTAGGATTCTTACTATACAAATCAATGTCTGGCTATGAAATGCAACAACATCTCCAGCAATCACAGACAGATACATGGGCTGGGGTTTTACCTGGATCGATTTATCACGCTTTAAAAAAAATGGAAAAGGAACAACTTGTTGCAATTGAATCCATCGAGCAAACAGGAAATCGCTCCAAAGCAATTTATCAAATTACTGAAAAAGGAAAACAAGAATTCCAACAATTATTAATTAGTGGTTTAACAGAAAGCTCAGCTTCTTTACCTACCACTTTTTATACAGCCCTATCGTTCATCCCCTATGCACCAAATGACATCATCCTTGAAGCGTTAAACAAACAAGAAACATTATTACAGCAAGAATATGAACAAATGAAGATAGGGAAAAAAATCAAGGAGGAGGCAATTGAAGTTCCAGAACACACCTTACTTTTATTTGAAAATATGTTTTTGCATTATGAAATTCAATTATCGTTTGTAAAAAAACTTAAAGAGAGTTTGACCACTAAAAATAAATGAGGTGATGGCGTTGTCTCAAACATTAATTGAATGTCAGAACATAACTAAGTCTTATGAAAACACCGAAGTATTACAACAAATTAATTTGTCAATTGAAGAAGGTGAAATGATTGCTGTAATCGGACCAAATGGTGCAGGGAAAACAACGTTTATTGAAACATTATTAGGAATTCGGCAATGTGACTCTGGGTCGCTCCATTATTGGACTCCCTCTTATCTAAAACATATCGGAGTCCAGCTTCAAACAACTCCGTTTTTCCCAGGATTAAACGTAATCGAAAATATTAAAATGTTTGCTGCCTTTTATTATGTCAAGATGTCAAAGCAAGAAATTCAAGCATTACTGCAATTATGTGGATTACAACAAGTTGAGAAAAAAGAAGCTAGTAAACTATCAGGGGGACAACAAAAACGATTAGCAATCGCGATTGCCCTTGTTCACAATCCGAAGCTTATCTTTTTAGATGAACCAACGGCTGCACTAGATCCTCGCTCTAGAAAAGACATCCATGACATGATTAAAGCACTAAAAGATCAAAGTAAGACAGTTGTATTCACTTCACATGATATGGACGAAGTGACGAAGCTTGCAAATCGAGTTATTTTTATTCAATCTGGCCAAATTGTGGCTCATGGTTCACCGGAGCAATTATGTCAATCATATGAAGCAAACACATTAGATGAAGTGTATTTCTATTTAACAAGGAGTGACCTTCAATGACATTTCAAATTATAAAAACATTAGCTATCAGTTCATTGCGAGACCGAATTACATTGTTTTATACGGTGGCTTTTCCTTTAGTGTTGCTCTTTAGTCTTTCTGTCTTTTTTAATGAGCCTTCATATCGTCCTGTTGTGTTAACAGGTGTTGTAGCGATTAGTACACTTTTTTGGAGTATCCAAGGTGTCGCGTTTCAAGTGTTACAACAACGAACAACAGGTGTTTATAAATTATTGAAAGTAACGCCTTTTTCAACAATCGCATTTGTTTTCCATTTAACGTTAGCACGCACGTTTATTTCTTTACTTGTCACGTTTTTCATTTTCTTTGTTGGGTTATTTTACTTTAACCTTTCTATTACAGTAGGGGCTTTTCTAAATTTAACTGCATTGCTAATTTTTGCGACAATATGCTTTACGGTTCTCGGTTTTTTAATTGCTAATCTTTCTATGAATGAAGCGCAAGTAAGTATGGTGTCATCTCTAGTCTGCTTTCCGATGATTTTTACAAGTGAAGCCTTTTATTCTTTAGAAAATGCACCAGTATGGTTTGCCCTTATCGGGAAGTTATTTCCGTTCCACTATTTTATTCAAGGTCTTCAAGCTATCGTTCATAATGGAAGCTCCTATTTCTCTCTTTTTATATTAGGTCTATACCTTATTGCTTTTTTAATATTAACGACGGTTTCGTTCCGCTCAGATCAACAAGGGTCTCTATTTCCAATCCGTAATAATGGATAATTTTTTTGTACCGTTAGTCAAAGTTGACTATACATCGTTGATTATAAACTATAAAGAAAAAACGCGGAAGCGTCTTTTCATTTAAAGCGAAGTGCGGAGCCCTGCCCGCTTTTAACAGTGAACCCCAAGTGCTCTTCTTGGGGTAAAACGCGCAGGTGCGCAGCCTTCGCTCTTCTAGAATAAGCTTTCAAAGCTTCACTGCTATACCAAAATTTTTTCTTATCTTTTTCAAAAAAAAAAGGTTCGCTAAAGGATTTTCCTTGGCGAACCTTCTGTTTACTTACGAAACTTTTTTCTTTAATATTCCTAGCATAAGGGCTGACACAAAGGCACCAATGAGAATAGCTAAAGTATATAATATCCAACTTCCTTCTAGTGTCCAAAAGACAAGTGCTCCACCATGTGGTGCTGGTAAGCCAATATTAAATAGCATCGAGAGTCCCCCTGCAACAGCAGAACCTACAACAATAGAAGGAATAACTCGAGCTGGGTCTGCAGCTGCAAATGGAATCGCACCCTCTGTAATAAAGGAGGCGCCCATAATAATGTTTGTTTTTCCAGCATCGCGTTCTTGTTTCGTGAATTTGCGTTTAAACATAAATGTAGCTAGGGCAATTCCTAAAGGAGGAACCATACCACCAGCCATAATAGCCGCATGTGGCCCAAAGTTTCCAGCATCAATCATTGCAATTCCAAATGTAAAAGCAGCTTTATTTATCGGTCCACCCATATCAAGCGCCATCATAGCTCCTAAAATAATTCCTAAGAAAATAGCATTTGTTGTACCCATTCCACCTAACCAGCCTTCAAGCATTCTATTAAAACTGCTTAATGGTCCAACAATTCCTAACATGACAATCCCCGTAAATAATATCGACAATACAGGATAGAGTAAAATCGTTTTTATTCCTTCAATGGAACGTGGTAAGTTTTTTAATAAATATTGTAAGAAAACAACTAAATATCCCGCTAGGAAACCGGCGATTAATCCACCTAAGAAACCACCACCACCGGTTGCAGCTATTAAACCACCGACCATACCTGGTGCAAACCCTGGACGATCAGCAATACTCATAGCAATAAACGCAGCTAACACAGGTACCATTAAATGAAACGCATTTCCGCCACCAATCGTCATTAGCATTTCTGCAATTGGATGATAACTTGGGTGATTTGGGTCAGCAGAATGAATGCCAAACAAAAATGACATGGCAATTAAAATCCCACCACCAACAACAAATGGCAACATGTTAGAAACACCATTCATTAAATGCTTATAAAAGCTTCCTTTTGAACTCCCACTATTTTCTGTTGATTTTCCACTTCCTTTAAATAACGGGACGTTCCCACTTATCGCTTCCTCTAGTAATTGTTGTGGCTTCCGAATTCCGTCTGTAACCCCTGTTTGAATGACCGGTTTACCCGAAAAACGGTTCATTTCTACTTTCGTATCAGCTGCGACAATAATCGCATCAGCCTCTGCAATTTCCGTTTCGGTTAAGCGGTTTTTCACACCACCCGAACCATTTGTCTCGACCTTGATTTCAATTCCTAACTCTTTTGCCTTTGCTTTCAGCGCATCGGCCGCCATATACGTATGAGCAATTCCAGTCGGACACCCTGTAACCGCTAACACTTTTTTGCTGCCTTTCGCTAGATTTGTATTCGTTTCTTCTGCTAATTTTTCAGCTTCTTTTTCATTAATTGCATTTATAATATCATCTTCAGATTTGGCATCTAACAAAGTTTGACGGAAATCTGTGTCCATTAACAACGTAGATAGCCTTGATAACGTTTCTAAATGCTCATTATTTGCGCCTTCACTTGCAGCAATCATAAAGACAAGATGACTTGGTTTTCCATCGAGAGAATCATAGTCGACTCCTGCTGTTGAACGACCGAAGGCAATCGCTGGCGTTCTCACCGCTGCTGTTTTCGCATGTGGAATCGCAATTCCTTCGCCAATTCCTGTTGTCGTTTGAAGCTCTCTTGCTAAAATTGCTTCTTTAAAAAGATTTTTGTCGGATAGTTTTCTAGCACTATCTAATTTGTTGACAAGCTCATCAATGACTCCTTGTTTTGTTGTTGCCGATAATTCCAAGACAATCGTATCTCTTTTTAATAAATCTGAAATTTTCATTTTTACTCCCCCTTTATCGACTTACAATTTCGATTTCTTTTTTTAGTTTTTCAATTTCTTCTTTAGTACAGAACCCTTCTGAAAATGCGCTAGCACTTCCAGCTGCTACCCCATTACGAAACGCTTCTTTCACATCTTTTGTTTTTGTATATGTTTCTAAAAAACCTGCTACAACAGAATCACCTGCTCCAACAGAATTTCTTACAATA
It contains:
- a CDS encoding PTS fructose transporter subunit IIABC produces the protein MKISDLLKRDTIVLELSATTKQGVIDELVNKLDSARKLSDKNLFKEAILARELQTTTGIGEGIAIPHAKTAAVRTPAIAFGRSTAGVDYDSLDGKPSHLVFMIAASEGANNEHLETLSRLSTLLMDTDFRQTLLDAKSEDDIINAINEKEAEKLAEETNTNLAKGSKKVLAVTGCPTGIAHTYMAADALKAKAKELGIEIKVETNGSGGVKNRLTETEIAEADAIIVAADTKVEMNRFSGKPVIQTGVTDGIRKPQQLLEEAISGNVPLFKGSGKSTENSGSSKGSFYKHLMNGVSNMLPFVVGGGILIAMSFLFGIHSADPNHPSYHPIAEMLMTIGGGNAFHLMVPVLAAFIAMSIADRPGFAPGMVGGLIAATGGGGFLGGLIAGFLAGYLVVFLQYLLKNLPRSIEGIKTILLYPVLSILFTGIVMLGIVGPLSSFNRMLEGWLGGMGTTNAIFLGIILGAMMALDMGGPINKAAFTFGIAMIDAGNFGPHAAIMAGGMVPPLGIALATFMFKRKFTKQERDAGKTNIIMGASFITEGAIPFAAADPARVIPSIVVGSAVAGGLSMLFNIGLPAPHGGALVFWTLEGSWILYTLAILIGAFVSALMLGILKKKVS